In Paenibacillus guangzhouensis, a single window of DNA contains:
- a CDS encoding class I SAM-dependent methyltransferase, translating to MNDVIRYYSAFDEWGRLDREPLEYLVNWHYIRKHLPKAGRVLDNGAGPGKYAMALASEGYRMTLTDLTPRLVEQAEVKAKELALHDRFEGFYARDARQLEGIPSSHYDAALMLGPLYHLQTEEDRTAAMQELYRVTKPGGVVCIALMTRIRKLQTALQYPEVWRPLDHMASIDAFLENGVFDHQDAGRFTGAYFYPLEEIKPFMALNGFETIELIGSSSIAGRFSEENWNYWRGRGEDEFERMMELIYHYAADPSILGVSSHLLYIGRKR from the coding sequence ATGAATGACGTGATTCGGTATTATTCGGCATTTGATGAGTGGGGAAGGCTGGATCGCGAGCCGCTCGAATATTTGGTGAATTGGCATTATATCCGGAAGCATCTGCCGAAGGCAGGCCGCGTGCTTGATAACGGTGCGGGGCCAGGTAAATATGCGATGGCGCTGGCGAGTGAGGGTTATCGCATGACATTGACGGATCTGACACCGCGGCTCGTTGAACAGGCTGAAGTGAAGGCGAAGGAGCTTGCGCTCCATGACCGATTCGAAGGATTCTATGCACGCGATGCGAGACAACTGGAAGGGATTCCGTCCTCCCATTATGATGCAGCCCTGATGCTTGGACCCCTGTATCATTTGCAGACGGAAGAGGATCGCACGGCAGCGATGCAAGAGTTGTATCGTGTGACGAAGCCTGGCGGCGTTGTATGTATTGCGCTGATGACTCGCATTCGCAAGCTGCAGACGGCGCTCCAATACCCCGAAGTATGGAGGCCGCTTGATCATATGGCATCGATCGACGCATTTTTGGAGAATGGAGTGTTCGATCACCAAGACGCAGGGCGCTTCACTGGCGCATATTTCTATCCACTCGAAGAGATTAAGCCATTCATGGCATTGAACGGGTTCGAGACGATTGAGTTGATCGGCTCATCTAGCATTGCTGGACGGTTCTCAGAAGAGAACTGGAATTATTGGCGCGGCCGCGGCGAAGATGAATTTGAGCGGATGATGGAGCTCATCTATCACTATGCGGCGGACCCATCGATTCTAGGTGTGTCATCGCATTTACTCTATATTGGACGGAAGCGTTAA
- a CDS encoding ABC transporter ATP-binding protein, translated as MIRRFFSYYSPYKQLFLLDFGCAVLAGLMELAFPLVVNRFVDDLLPGGKWSLIIWASAGLLALYILNTFLQYIVNYWGHMLGINIETDMRRKLFDHIQKLSFRFFDNTKTGHLMSRLTNDMMQIGEMAHHGPEDLFIAIMTLAGSFTLMMFINWKLAVLTFIVVPAIIWLVVYFNGKMTKAIDQLYDDIGDFNARVEDNVGGIRVVQAFSNEEHEKAQFEVNNGRFRKAKLVSYKLIAKNGSISYMMMRFVTLFVMVCGTWFVIQKELSYGEFIGFLLLSNVFFRPIEKINAIIESYPQGFAGFKRYAELLDTEPDVADAPDAQEMRPLQHTIQFERVTFGYDHDEHVLKDIDLTIRKGETVAFVGPSGAGKTTLCSLLPRFYEVISGSIKIDGVDIREVTMRSLRQQIGIVQQDVFLFAGTIRENILYGKLGATEDEIWEAARRARLDEFIRSQLNGMDTVIGERGVKLSGGQKQRLSIARMFLKNPPILILDEATSALDTETEMIIQQSLAELSKGRTTLVIAHRLATIKNADRIVVVTEEGIKEQGHHQELVAAGGVYSRLHQAQFGT; from the coding sequence ATGATTCGCCGGTTTTTCTCGTATTATTCGCCATACAAGCAGTTGTTTTTGCTTGATTTTGGCTGCGCGGTTCTCGCAGGATTGATGGAGCTTGCTTTCCCGTTGGTCGTGAACCGATTCGTTGATGATCTGCTCCCGGGTGGGAAATGGTCATTAATTATTTGGGCTTCCGCAGGACTGCTTGCCCTGTATATTTTAAATACATTCCTGCAATATATCGTCAACTATTGGGGACACATGCTCGGAATCAATATCGAGACGGACATGCGCAGGAAGCTGTTCGATCATATTCAGAAGCTGTCCTTCCGGTTCTTCGATAATACGAAGACAGGGCATCTCATGTCCCGTCTTACGAACGATATGATGCAGATCGGCGAGATGGCTCACCATGGGCCAGAAGATTTATTCATCGCGATTATGACATTGGCCGGTTCGTTCACGTTGATGATGTTTATCAACTGGAAGCTGGCGGTGTTGACGTTCATCGTGGTTCCTGCGATTATCTGGCTCGTCGTCTACTTCAATGGCAAAATGACGAAGGCGATCGACCAGTTGTACGATGATATTGGTGATTTCAATGCGCGGGTGGAAGATAATGTCGGAGGGATTCGTGTCGTGCAGGCGTTCTCCAATGAGGAGCACGAGAAGGCGCAATTCGAGGTCAATAATGGAAGATTCCGCAAAGCCAAGTTGGTGTCTTACAAGCTCATCGCTAAGAATGGTTCAATTAGCTACATGATGATGCGGTTCGTGACGTTGTTCGTGATGGTGTGCGGTACATGGTTCGTCATTCAGAAGGAATTGAGTTATGGGGAATTTATCGGGTTCCTACTGCTCTCGAATGTGTTCTTCCGTCCGATTGAGAAGATCAACGCGATTATCGAGAGTTATCCGCAAGGCTTCGCAGGCTTCAAGCGATATGCGGAGCTTTTGGACACGGAGCCAGATGTGGCGGATGCGCCGGATGCGCAAGAAATGAGACCGTTGCAGCATACGATCCAGTTCGAGCGCGTCACCTTCGGTTACGATCATGATGAACATGTGCTGAAGGACATCGATCTGACGATTCGCAAAGGGGAGACTGTCGCTTTCGTCGGGCCATCGGGCGCAGGGAAGACGACGTTATGCAGCTTGCTGCCGAGGTTCTACGAAGTCATCTCGGGATCGATTAAGATCGACGGGGTGGATATTCGCGAGGTGACGATGCGTTCGCTTCGTCAGCAGATCGGGATCGTGCAGCAGGATGTCTTCTTATTCGCAGGCACGATTCGCGAAAATATTCTATACGGCAAGCTCGGCGCGACGGAGGACGAAATCTGGGAAGCGGCACGCCGTGCACGTCTGGATGAATTTATCCGATCCCAACTAAACGGAATGGATACCGTCATCGGGGAGCGCGGAGTGAAGCTGTCAGGCGGTCAGAAGCAGCGTCTCTCGATTGCGCGGATGTTCCTGAAGAACCCGCCGATCTTGATCTTAGATGAAGCGACGTCGGCGCTCGATACCGAGACCGAGATGATTATTCAGCAATCGCTGGCTGAACTCTCCAAAGGTCGTACGACGCTGGTCATTGCGCATCGTCTCGCGACGATCAAAAATGCCGACCGCATTGTCGTGGTGACGGAAGAAGGCATCAAAGAACAAGGGCATCACCAAGAGCTCGTTGCGGCCGGCGGTGTATACAGCAGACTGCACCAGGCGCAATTCGGTACTTAA
- a CDS encoding AraC family transcriptional regulator, producing MLPSNTVPPLHSLMFHLSKIEWMDKPVGWESMQLNANLHTLLIFTQGQGELAISDYSYYYSADKCYYVPPRTPCRIVNRYDSSVCVYRITFTAIQLHQGAPITFHGNLLPHRNELTAYPFSRLMRMVEMLGRMHEHHSEIELFHSQLRFQELVGFLFEHNLHADARPSSTQAVEKTIRYMHHHYMTNITVRQLAELAEISPWKYTPIFQELTGKKPLDFLTELRIKRSKELLLSTTAPLREIAHQVGFTDEYYFNRRFRQMTGIAPKQYATSMRRSTRIRDWTGHEVDVPAEPQRIIYYGETFGDLIALGIEAVGGIHQVTRHTLYAHLVREIQDTGCPLDLKTAMKLKPDLIIFANADEQQYARVSRIAPTVTFNTFAPLDQRLQTLGNILGKQREAAHWLEAYNAKAEAMWRMLQSDIRPGETATVLIYDHGNHLYVMGTSGFSSSLYHPYGFQAVDRVQAILDAGLGFAEIPPASLPDYAGDRIFMLLPSHPASRLAAEAMMASRLWQRLPAVQNGYVYTIEADSWNYGDAFTREKLLEVLPPILA from the coding sequence TTGCTGCCATCGAACACTGTACCTCCGCTTCATTCCCTCATGTTCCATCTCTCGAAGATTGAGTGGATGGATAAACCCGTCGGATGGGAATCTATGCAACTGAACGCAAATCTACATACCCTGCTCATCTTTACCCAAGGGCAAGGTGAACTTGCTATAAGCGATTATTCTTACTATTATTCGGCCGACAAGTGCTACTATGTGCCACCCCGGACGCCTTGCCGCATCGTTAACAGGTACGATTCTAGCGTATGCGTCTACCGGATAACCTTTACAGCCATCCAACTCCATCAAGGCGCACCAATCACGTTCCACGGGAACCTGCTGCCCCACCGCAACGAATTGACGGCTTATCCCTTCTCTCGTTTAATGCGAATGGTCGAGATGCTCGGCAGGATGCATGAACATCATTCAGAAATCGAACTGTTCCATAGCCAATTGCGCTTCCAGGAGCTGGTTGGGTTTCTGTTCGAGCATAACCTTCACGCCGATGCAAGGCCTAGTTCGACCCAAGCCGTGGAGAAAACCATACGTTATATGCATCACCATTACATGACGAACATTACGGTTAGACAGCTAGCTGAACTCGCCGAAATCTCACCGTGGAAGTATACGCCGATCTTTCAAGAGCTAACGGGCAAGAAGCCGCTGGATTTTCTAACGGAGCTTCGCATTAAGCGGTCCAAAGAGCTGCTGCTAAGCACGACAGCACCTTTGCGCGAGATCGCTCATCAAGTCGGGTTCACGGACGAATATTATTTCAATCGCCGTTTCCGCCAAATGACGGGCATTGCACCCAAGCAATATGCCACAAGTATGAGACGAAGTACGCGTATTCGCGATTGGACCGGGCATGAGGTCGACGTGCCTGCAGAACCGCAGCGTATTATTTATTATGGCGAGACATTCGGCGACTTGATCGCGCTTGGCATCGAAGCCGTCGGCGGCATCCATCAGGTGACAAGACATACGCTCTACGCTCATCTCGTTCGAGAGATCCAGGATACCGGTTGTCCGCTGGATCTGAAGACGGCCATGAAGCTGAAGCCGGATCTGATTATTTTCGCCAATGCCGACGAACAGCAATATGCCCGAGTCTCCCGAATTGCCCCAACCGTGACATTCAATACTTTTGCGCCGCTCGACCAGCGACTCCAGACGTTAGGCAATATCCTTGGCAAACAGCGGGAAGCCGCGCACTGGCTTGAAGCCTATAACGCCAAGGCCGAGGCGATGTGGCGAATGCTCCAGTCCGATATTAGACCAGGCGAGACGGCTACCGTATTGATCTATGATCACGGCAATCACTTATATGTGATGGGAACGTCCGGATTCTCGTCTTCGTTGTATCATCCGTACGGGTTCCAAGCCGTCGATCGCGTGCAAGCGATACTCGATGCCGGACTTGGATTCGCAGAGATCCCTCCGGCCTCGTTGCCGGATTACGCAGGCGACCGCATCTTCATGCTGCTTCCTTCCCATCCGGCCTCCAGACTGGCTGCCGAAGCGATGATGGCATCGCGTCTATGGCAGCGTCTCCCAGCCGTGCAGAACGGCTATGTCTATACGATCGAAGCGGATTCGTGGAACTATGGCGATGCCTTCACAAGAGAGAAGCTGCTGGAGGTGCTTCCCCCGATACTCGCCTGA
- a CDS encoding ABC transporter substrate-binding protein: MSQVRTTLSRLAFIAVFGASLAGCGNADGQATNEAAAPAVRSYTDYMKHQVELPANPERVIFIGETTSDMIALKTEPVGVPKNWAEGTVYEERMKNADDISFPVNLEKALSLKPDLIITGNTDEKEYEQLTKIAPTIMFDTFAPLEDRIPLLGDILGKKQEAEQWLADYKAQAEAMWKSLAESGMKPGETATVLTYYPGDRLFVMAKTGLSQVLYQPDGLKPTAQVQSVLDENVGFKQISMEVLPEFVGDRVFILTPVDSEAKQSTTDMMQSQIWKNLPAVQNGHVYTIDILKSGSDALSREWLIQELPKLLAK, translated from the coding sequence TTGAGTCAAGTAAGAACCACCTTATCCAGATTGGCCTTCATTGCCGTATTCGGAGCATCATTGGCTGGATGCGGCAACGCAGACGGACAGGCTACGAATGAAGCTGCTGCGCCTGCCGTTCGATCCTATACGGACTATATGAAACATCAAGTTGAGCTGCCCGCTAACCCTGAACGCGTCATATTCATCGGCGAAACGACGAGTGACATGATCGCGCTGAAGACAGAGCCTGTAGGCGTTCCGAAGAACTGGGCGGAAGGCACCGTCTATGAAGAACGGATGAAGAATGCGGATGATATTAGTTTCCCTGTCAATCTCGAGAAAGCGCTGAGCTTGAAGCCGGATTTGATCATTACTGGGAATACGGATGAGAAGGAATATGAACAACTGACCAAGATTGCACCGACCATCATGTTCGACACGTTCGCCCCGCTCGAAGACCGGATTCCACTGCTCGGCGATATTCTTGGGAAGAAGCAAGAAGCCGAGCAATGGCTCGCAGACTATAAGGCACAAGCAGAGGCGATGTGGAAATCGCTTGCGGAGAGTGGCATGAAGCCTGGTGAGACTGCAACGGTCCTAACCTATTACCCGGGAGATCGCTTGTTCGTCATGGCGAAGACGGGCCTGTCCCAAGTGCTATACCAACCGGATGGCTTAAAACCTACTGCGCAAGTGCAATCCGTGCTCGATGAGAATGTCGGATTCAAGCAAATCTCGATGGAGGTCTTGCCTGAATTCGTCGGCGATCGTGTATTCATCCTGACTCCTGTCGATTCGGAAGCGAAGCAATCGACGACGGACATGATGCAGAGTCAAATATGGAAGAACTTGCCTGCCGTGCAGAATGGCCATGTCTATACCATCGATATCTTAAAGTCCGGCAGCGATGCCTTATCGCGCGAATGGCTGATACAAGAACTGCCTAAGCTCTTAGCGAAATAA
- a CDS encoding NAD(P)/FAD-dependent oxidoreductase: MTGELELYDVTIIGGGPAGMYAAFYSGMRDMKTKIIEAREELGGRMLIYPEKMIWDVGGFAPIQCEQLIVELARQARLFDPTLVFGQQVRGLERMADGTYVLVTASGERHWTRTIILALGRGILQMEKLEIEGADRYEVTNLHYTVQALEPFRGKRVLISGGGNSAIDWANELEPIAERVVVVHRRDQFGGHEKNVLRMKASSVEVRTPYVVQQLHSRDEQQIDQVTIRHLESGETERMDVDAVIVNHGLKSDFTGITAWGLRMDDWNVFVSEKLATNLPGVFAAGDFVYYESKVNLIAGAFSDAVLAVNSAILYLDPEAPRVAYVSSHNDRFKEKNRAYGVRDE, translated from the coding sequence GTGACAGGTGAATTAGAGTTGTATGATGTTACGATTATCGGCGGAGGCCCGGCGGGGATGTATGCTGCTTTTTATAGCGGAATGCGGGATATGAAGACGAAAATTATCGAGGCGAGAGAAGAACTGGGCGGACGGATGCTCATCTATCCAGAGAAAATGATATGGGATGTAGGAGGGTTCGCGCCGATCCAATGTGAGCAGCTGATCGTGGAGTTGGCGCGGCAGGCTCGGCTATTCGATCCGACGCTCGTGTTCGGTCAGCAGGTTAGAGGGCTAGAGCGTATGGCCGATGGGACTTACGTACTCGTGACGGCATCCGGTGAGAGACATTGGACCCGCACGATTATTTTGGCCCTCGGACGTGGCATTCTGCAGATGGAGAAGCTGGAGATCGAAGGAGCCGATCGCTATGAGGTGACCAATCTGCATTATACGGTCCAAGCATTGGAGCCGTTCCGCGGTAAACGCGTGTTGATCTCAGGCGGGGGCAATTCCGCGATCGATTGGGCGAATGAACTCGAGCCGATAGCAGAACGTGTCGTTGTGGTACATCGCCGGGATCAATTCGGCGGACATGAGAAAAATGTGCTGCGGATGAAAGCCTCTTCTGTAGAGGTTCGGACGCCGTATGTGGTGCAGCAGCTGCATAGCCGCGATGAGCAGCAAATCGATCAAGTGACGATTCGCCATCTGGAATCGGGGGAGACGGAGCGAATGGATGTGGATGCTGTCATCGTGAATCATGGGCTCAAGTCCGATTTTACGGGAATTACGGCGTGGGGGCTTCGGATGGATGATTGGAACGTCTTCGTTAGCGAGAAGCTGGCGACGAATTTACCGGGCGTCTTTGCTGCGGGGGATTTCGTGTATTATGAGAGCAAGGTGAATTTGATCGCAGGAGCGTTCTCGGATGCGGTGCTGGCGGTGAACAGCGCGATATTATATCTAGACCCAGAGGCACCGCGCGTGGCCTATGTCTCCTCCCATAATGATCGATTCAAAGAGAAAAATCGGGCATATGGCGTGAGGGATGAGTAG